Below is a window of Macadamia integrifolia cultivar HAES 741 chromosome 8, SCU_Mint_v3, whole genome shotgun sequence DNA.
tatttctttcttttcaaagttaattacaaggttcttcaaaccaggtaagggatctgaactgcttttgatttctggttctggaaatctcaagtttctctcctgctgtccctatattgttctgaagatccagccagccgatggccctccccttttgattgattgttgggtttattaagatggaggtttgaccttaatttgggaccaatcagaCCATGGGTTTGTCTGATCTGAGGTGTTAAATACTTCTGGCCGACTGTGTTTCTACccagatttcagatctggtttgacTTACCTGCTCCTGTGGTATTTGTTTCTGATTGTGGCTTATCTAGTACTCTATACCTGCTGCTGGTTAGTCTATTTGTTTGGTGTAATCTCTGTTTCGGAAATTCCAAATTCTGggtttgaaaattctggtttacAAGGACTGTTTGACTCTTacttctggactgttgtttgctgcctaattttgggtgattattggttgttctctggtttataaaatcctgcagtcttgggtctggtttggttgtcaaatccattcctacattatgAACCCCAACAAGTAGTCTCAACAATCGGGGAGTCAATAACTGCCTAAGGAGATTAACTCAAGCCTAAAAATCCTAGCATTCCTCACTCTCCCAAGCACTCCATAAGGCCTTTTCCCAACAATTTTGGAAACTAACAGCCAACTACTTAGGAAAACAAGAATATCAAGAGAAGACAGCCAAAAAATTCGGAAGAGGTGAAGTTACCAAAGATAGATCTCCCTTCAAACCGACAATAGATGAATAGATAAATTGATTTACATTCAACCTAGTTCGTTTGATAAATATGAGGGAATAGTGTCAATTTTTTCATCAGCTTATCACTATATTATATCACACAGTGGCATGACTAGACTCTTGTTAGTGGAGATGTTCCCAGGCTGAGTTTTATTTTCAGGGAACAGGAGGCTTCTAGATTACCTTATCAGATAAATTGGTTCCCGTTGCCAGTTAGAATCTAAGAAAAGGTTGTGCAGAATTTCAGCTTCAATGTTCTGTTCTTCATATCCAGAACTAAGTCACACTCCAATGGAACCCCAACAAAACACTTACCAGAGATGTCAGTTTCAGTTTTCCTCAAGTTTTGTTTCCTTATACATTATGGCAAAGGGGAGAGGAGGGACCGATCAATTCTAGATAAAGCATAGTTAAAGAAGCAGCTACTCAcactcaaaaaacaaaaaaacattaGAGTCCGGGATAGGTACGGCAGAGGGTACCCTGTGAGAGAGCGCGGCAACTCCTTGAGTTCGTGCTCAGACATGATGTAAGCTTCGCAACGGCGACGGCGCTGTGGAGAGGCAACAAAGACTGCACGCATCCAAGTTCCGCCGGAGATCTATTGGACAAAAAACCAATGATAGACCACAATTAGCACCAGGCAGATCAATATCCGATCAAACAAACAGTAAAAACTATCAAAATACGAATTCTGAGTGACCTGCTCAACAAGGAGAACCGAAGATTAGGAAGTGTAAAGTTGGATCTGCTTGAGAAAGGGACTCTTGAAGCTGGCGCTGTTGCGGAAGTTCCGGGCGATAGTGTTCGAACATTTGGTTTAACGGCGGATTTCAAGGGCGAAAGAGACGTTCTGCTGATGAATCTGCAGGCAGACGCCATTGTAGGACCAGAGACGGATTAAGTTTCTTCGAATGCGATTGAAGTTGCAGGCTTCGATTGCTTTATTAGGGTTTTACTGGCGGTGCATGAGCCTCCCGCCATTCCGGGGTCTGTGGAGGGTCAATTCGCAAGTTAGGTTAGGTTGTTACCGGttttatcgaaatcgaatccAACggtttacaagtgtttggtataatttataatacaattctatttgtatttatttgacttatttctatttgtaaTTAAATTTTCATTTGATTCGATTTGTTTTGATATTACCATTAATttgaaccgaaccaattaaAGTTAATCcgtacaaacacccaaccgaaCGTAAAACATGCTAAACCCAACACaagctttatgatttcagcTTACCCTTCGTCTCTTCCAAGAGTCGCATGAATCGAAGAAGTTACTTCATCTGATTCCTCAATCCACAAAAAATAGCTTAACCACTTCTACATTTTGCTACTTTTTCACAAATTAAGAACCTCTTAGGTTCTATAACTTTTCACAATAAAGAAGCAACAAGTTGCCAAACCAGCCAACTACGAACTATATACTATCTATAGTATTATTGGCGAATACATGTAAGGTAAACCATGTACCATGTACAACTGATGTACCTATTTATGCTTCCCAATataaatttttcctttcaatatcaaaaaaaaaaaaaatatatatatatatataataaaattaaaaaaatggtttaattttatgaaaaataatgaaTAGAAGCAATTGACACCCTTCAACTCTCTCTACTCAATCATCCCAACACTCCCTCCTCCTTGACACTCTCCATGTATACAACTGCCACTGCTTGGCATGGGGATAGAATCCTCACAACACTGCTGCAACCATTCCCTGCCTGAAatttaagggagagggataggtatgctaccGATATACGGTTAGCTAGCGGATAGCATCAATGGAGACACCAAATGAGGTATACAAAAGGGgtagatctttttttttcttgataacaaaaaggaaaagagagagagagagagagggagagagaatgggTGTTAGCATACGTTATAGTATACCAGCAACATACTcaaccttttcccaaaatttaaTTACCATTACAAAAATTTCCATTTAATTACAATATGTTTGATTGTAAAGGAAATTTAAAGTGAAGGGAAGTGATAATTTCaacttaaaaagaaattttcatcaTCCCCAGAGGGTTTATGATATTGATTTCACCCGGCTACCATGCTTCTATCGCAATCAAAAGTAATGAAATTGGGTACATGAATCATTCTTCATTATATGCAATGGAAGCTATTTGCCACCGGAGGGAAGGGCTGGTTGGGCATCTCTATTACTTTTTGCAATCTCATTTGTTACAGCATGTCTTAACCATGGCCATGCAGGTAGAATTCAATAATCACCACCAAAATCCATTTGGTGTCATATACTTCTCCTTTATCACCACCAATTCCAACACAATAATTGGGCTTAATGTTATAATAGACCTCTTACAGTCTTTCGAAAGCACCACCCTACCAGATATAGGCCCTGGTGGCTACGCGAATGCCCCTCAGCCCTCGCGGTTCAGTTTGAGAGCTACAGGGGAACCCAAATTTAAGGATATCGTTTTTGAGAAGGGACTCAATTCTTTTCTCTAATGAAACGCGAGCCTCAACCCACCTCTTACCTTGGGAGGCCTGATGAAAGTGAACTTTCTTCCCCTCTCAAGGTACAGGAAAAACCTCTCCCTGAGAACTAAATTGACTGGTACACATAATTACAAAGGACTATTCAAACAGGAACAATGACATCAAAATTGATTTATACAACATTGGAAAGTCCAGATTTCATAACATCAAAAATACCATTTGGGCCTtaattcctcttccttctctgtcAAATCTCTATACTCATACCACTCTCCTCCATTCTTGCCCACAGGGATGGGAGGCCGAACAAAAATCTCAACCGGCTTCGGAACATGAACGGCCAAATGCAACTGTTCTGTGTATTCCTCAGGATTAGATAAATCAGAACCCTCTGGCAGTTTATTTATTGTCTCCACAGTTATCCATCCTAGACCTGAGATTGCAACATCACATGCAGGCCTGACAAATAGTAAAAGATACAAGTAACATTAAACACTAGCTTTTCactcaaaaggaaaagattAAACACTAACTTGCTATAAGGAAGACCTCAACTAGAATCTTACCATGTATTTTAATGGATTGGTAGGACTGCCATGAAATTGTTTTATAAACCAACACCACAAAATATGGTTGACTAATTTAACGGGGGTGGGGAAGAGAATtcatcccagaaaaaaaaaaaaaaggaaaaaagaaaagaaaaagagagagcaaTTATTGTTATAAGAAACAACCTCCAAGTTCATTGCAATACAATAGATCCTAATTTATTAGTTTTCCTTTACTTAGCCAGCTAAATAAATTAATGGGAAAAAGGTTCTTTTTAAGTGGCTGTTTTAGTAGGTTTAGCAGGATAGGCGGCCTGAACGAGCCAAGTGGATGGCAACTGATACTACTATTGGATAGATAGCAGACCCTCAATATTGGCCACACATCAAATTTCAACCCCCATCCCACCAATTGTGTGGTCCAAAAGATGTATTTGATTTTTCCCTCTCATATTTTGCAAAGCCCATACACAACAcgaatagagaagaaaagaccTACCCATCGAGGATACCTGACCTATATTTATCAGTTGACAAACAAGTTAAATAAGctaaatatataattttctaGAACCCATAATAAAGAGAGAAGTAATGAAGGTTGTCAAGAAATTAATGTCAACTAAAATAACATTATACCAAGGGGGAATGTTTTTTTTTTNNNNNNNNNNNNNNNNNNNNNNNNNNNNNNNNNNNNNNNNNNNNNNNNNNNNNNNNNNNNNNNNNNNNNNNNNNNNNNNNNNNNNNNNNNNNNNNNNNNNCCAACCCCCGGcccttttcaaaaaataaagaatctctGCAAATTATCACTTGTGATTGGGATTTCAGTACATTGTTTCATGCCACATTTAACATGATACGAGTTCTTTTCTGTCCCTTCTGCCTTGTTTGTGGGCTGGGCTGGTGTTAGGTTTTCATGTGATTGGTCCTACATTCTAACCTATCCCTTTGTCATCCATGACTGCCATTTCATTAGATTCTTCCTCTGTTTGGAAAAGTGGTCTATATTCTTGTTTCTTGTTGGATGAAGTAACCGACTCTTGATTAAAAGCAAGAGTGCATAAAATGTGGTAGCTAGATATTCTATGCTTCTTAGATGTTATCCTCTGGCTGAGGCTACGTTCTATGCTTCTTAGATGTCACAGAAGGTCCCTTTTCTGGATGATTTTTTGTCTCTCTTCATCCCCCCCTCACCTTTCCTTTCTAATTAGATCTAGATTACAACTATTATTCTAGACGGCATGACCCGATtacatattttgttttttgctgAGCAACttgtttctttgttctcttgCTTTGGTGAATGCCTGTTGACTCATTTCATCTTGAATAATCCTAGTTTTCATGCTTCTTAATTTGGTTCTAAATATTGTTGAGATGATGATgaaagggaatgaagaaatgaatGTTGCAGTTGGAGTGGGAACTAAATGTAAAGAAGATGTTGAAGACGATGGAGAAAGAGATTGCTTAGAGAAGGTGGAGATGGAGGTCCACAACCAGAAGCAGAATCAGAAAAAACTTGTTAGGCTTGACTCACTTGATCAAGAGGCCTCTCATATCTCTGGAATGGCGACCAAGACAACCAAGGtttgaactttttttctttcttttttttgggatttctgaagtgggttctctctctctttaacatcttcttattttgttttaacaGGCACTGTCCATAGCTGCTGTGATGAAGCTTGCCTTCCAAAGCATAGGAGTTGTATATGGAGATATTGGAACATCTCCTTGGTGACTGATCACCTCATTTTTCACCAAACAGATAGTTGAATTTaacaacagagaagaagaagaaacgaaTACTTGAAATTAACACATAACAAATATACACTTGACATAATTTGAAATATGCATAGCTAATTTCCAACTCTGCTGGAACTAACACTGAACATaacaaagaaagagggagaacAAAAAAGTAGTAACATAGAGGAAAAAAAGCATCCACTGGCACAGTATGGAAAACCATAACACAAAGGGGTATTTCCTCTCCTTTATGAGACTCTGAATCGATGGTTCCATTATGAACCTCCTTTAAAGAAATATCTGATCCTTCAAATATGCTTCTCAAGAGACAGAAATGAAGAGTAGGAAACATACAAAGAGATCAGGATCAAGAACAAGCATGGACGAAGAAACTGATGAATCATCATAGACTGTTtcaccatagaagaagaagaagaagaagaagaagaagaagaagaagaagaagaagaaaaaatggaaaccgAATTTCCATTATAGTAAGAACACGCatacgaagaagaaaaaaatcacataagaatcgaaatctaaccttaaatcaagcttcgattctagttcttcaaaccttggagtcgatcgtctgatttggaaatagggtaaaccctagatatgaagtttacaacctaaaaaatagaaaccgaacttcaataatcttaataaaacacaaatgtaggccaagaatacaaagaagaggggaaatctcaccttcaatcaactcggttTTAGGTGTTCTTCTCAGATGCGAGCATCTGTCATGGACAGAGGGTAAatgtgagaaaccctaaacacaaaaaaagaagaagaaaaagagaaggaagaaagaagaaaaataagaagaagaagaagaagaagaagaaaacgaagacgaagacgaatacgaagaggaagaggaagaagaagaagacgaggaagaagaagaagatgagctgaagaagacgaagacgagaaagcagaggaagaagaagaagaagaagaagaagaagaagaagaagaggaagaggacgaTTTACCCGTTTCTCACCTCCGTCGCTTTGTTTCAGGGAGAACTTCGGTCGAGCTTCACCGTCAGAATCGCAGGAAACCGTGGATAATGAACTCAATGTGAATCCATGTCTTTTATACCAACCCAATAAACCGTGACTCGATTCCggattaacctattgaggttaatccGGATGAGTCATGGACTTTAGTTGAAATccctgattctactggccacCACGACTTCGAATCGgtttttcacaaaaatgaaccaaacggtttaaatttaatgggaaactgattccctgggatctggtccgatggataaatcgaaccaaacgcccccttagGGTGTGTGTGGACAGCAAAATAACCATTCCACCTAATATCGAATGATTGGACATTCCCATTAGTCCCACACTGACataagatgagaaaaaaaaatttcatttatctCATTAATAGCCCACCAGCCCATATCAACATGTCAATtgggaatttatttattttttaacacaATTTactaaagggaaaaaatttccCCCCTAAGTCTACAAGCAACAAATGGCtaatagaaagaagagaagtaCAACATGAAAAGGGGATTGGGATAGGGATCGAGCAGCAATAGTAGCTAAAGAATCAGCTACGGCATTAGGTTCCCGAAAAGAGTGCCGGAAAAAAACCTTGGGAATGAGTTGAGCAAGCTGCTGGCAATAAAAAATGATAGACTTAGTCCTCCATGGCAAGCTGCATGTTGAGCTTCTATGAAGAAGGTTGATAACATGAAGATTGTCACTTTCTATAATAATGTTTGGAAGTTGAAAGTGGAGGTTTAAACAAAGAGCATTTCGCACAGAATCCCAAGTGGGTTATCCTTCCATCAGTTTCCTCACACTCTTTATTTAGTCGTGTTAATTTTAGGTCTCATCTCCCAACTTTTGTGGTATATAAAAAGTTTTTCATGTTGATGCTATTATGTGTATTCTCCTTAGCCCTTATTCTGGTTGAGAAGCCGCACGATTAGGTAACGATCTCTTACCCTtataaaaattgagaaaaagagTTATCTGATCAAACAAGGTACTCTGCACCTTCTcacattattttttaaaataattgttTCCCTATTTTTTAGACTCGATGAAAATAATACATATGAAGAgccccagccttttcccaaaaatTAGATAATTATTGTGGCCCATTGTTTA
It encodes the following:
- the LOC122085575 gene encoding putative potassium transporter 12; the encoded protein is MMMKGNEEMNVAVGVGTKCKEDVEDDGERDCLEKVEMEVHNQKQNQKKLVRLDSLDQEASHISGMATKTTKALSIAAVMKLAFQSIGVVYGDIGTSPW
- the LOC122087441 gene encoding protein NONRESPONDING TO OXYLIPINS 2, mitochondrial-like, with the protein product MASACRFISRTSLSPLKSAVKPNVRTLSPGTSATAPASRVPFSSRSNFTLPNLRFSLLSRSPAELGCVQSLLPLHSAVAVAKLTSCLSTNSRSCRALSQGTLCRTYPGL